GTGCTGGCGTGTGTGGGGTGCGGCCTGGCACCTGCAGGCCAGACCTCAGAGGCAGGGCGCCGGGCGTCCACCACCGACGCGTCCCGTGACACCCGCCCACCCCGGGCGCAGCCGTCCTTCCAGGGGTGAGGTGGGTGCTCCCTCACAGGCGCACACTACGTGTTCGACACCGCCTTCTCAAGGAACTTCAGCCTCCTCgagagccagtgggagtttgTGCGGCGGTTCCGAGGACAGGCCGACCCCGAGCAGGCCCTGCCCGTGCTGACTTCTGCCTGCCCAGGTGTGCGCCCGCGGCCGGTAGCTGGACGTGGTGAGGAGGGTGGGGGCTCTTCGGCAGGAGCCACCTGAGGGTTACCTGGAGCCACTTCAGTTCCTGAGGGGTGATCATGGGGACACCAGAGACACGTGTTGGCAAGAGCAGAGCAGAGGGCTCTTTGGTGGGACCCTAACCCCTTGCATGAGTCAACCACCCCCGGAAGTCACCTCACTGCCCTGCTCACACCCCGCATCGGCCTCAGGCTGGATCTGCTACGCGGAGAAGACCCACGGGAGCACCCTCCTCCCCCACATCAGCACGGCACGGTCCCCGCAGCAGGTCATGGGCTCCCTGGTCAAGGACTTCTTCGCCCAGCAGCAGGTAACGGGGACCCAGAGTGAGCCCCCCTGCGGTGCCCCCCATCAGCCCTGCACCGCCGCCTCACTGCCACACCCTGCACACAGCATCTGACCCCCGACAAGGTCTACCACGCGACAGTAATGCCCTGCTATGACAAAAAGCTGGAAGCCTCCAGACCCGACTTCTTCAGCCAGGAGCACCAGACACGCGACGTGGACTGTGTCATCACCACAGGTGCGGGCCCGGGCCAGCCAGCGCTGTGACTGGGAGCCGTGCGTCTGTAATGGTCTCTGTCGCTCCTGAGACTCAGCTGAAGCGTGTCTGTGCTGTGGTCTCCTGCAGGCGAAGTCTTCAAGCTGCTGGAAGAAGAAGGGGTCTCGCTGTCAGAGCTGGAGCCGGCTCCTCTGGACAGTCTGTACGTCATCACCGGCCCTGTTGGAGGAGCTGTAAGCTCACCCAGCACTGGGTGCTCTCCACCCGGGGGGTCTCGCAGGTCTGGGCAGGCGGCAGGAGGGGCCGTGGCCCTCAACGCAGGCACTggcctcctcccttttctctggcCTGGCCTCCCTCGGCCCCTCGTGTGTCTCGGTGTCCAAGATGCTTGAGATCCCGAGGCAGCCTGTGGACAACTGGCTGATGGTCGTCAGAGCTGACCCTGACTTCACACAGGTCTGAGCTCCCCCAGGACAGGTGGTACGACGGAGGGGACAGTCCTTTGCCACACAAGCCTCTGCCCAACACACCCTCAAGGCCTTGGGCTCTGACTCATCTTGCGCTTAGAAAGCAAACACTCTCAAACCTGAGACAGAGGTTGCTGCAAGGCCTCGGTGGGCAGCAGCCCCAACACCACCTGAGGCCTGGCCTCTTCCCCAGGTGCAGCAGTGCCTCTGCCCAGGAGCCCACCAGCCATCAGGGCGGGGGCTCAGGGGGCTACCTGGAGCACGTGTTCCGGCATGCAGCCCAGGAGCTCTTCGGGATCCATGTCACTGAGGTCACCTACAGACCCCTGAGGTCAGTGGGGAGGGCCGGAGCCGGGCCCTGCACTCTGGCTCAGGTGATGGGACGAGCACTCCCGAGCCCTGGGTCTCCTCACGGTAGAGCTCAGTGTCCCTACCCACAGCACTGGGCTGCACGAGGGCGGGACGGAGCTCCTGGCACACACTGTGTCCTGATGTGAGCCCCCACTCCAGGGAGGGTGGGCTGGGGCTCGTCTGACCTTGGGAAGGCGGGGTTCCCATTCTACAGACCAGGAACCTGAGGCTGGGACTGCCTGCCCCACTGGTGGGAAGGagcttcttcccctcccccctcacCGCCCCCACCGGGAgtgagcctggtatgctgtgtgGACAGCCAGGTCTGTGCCCTCAGGAACAAGGACCTCCAGGAGGTGATTCTGGAGAGGGAGGGCCAAGTCCTGCTGCACTTTGCCGCAGCTTACGGCTTCCGCAACATCCAGAACCTGGTGCAGAAGCTCAAGCGCGGGCGCTGCCCCTACCACTACGTGGAGGTCATGGCCTGCCCGGCAGGTAGCTATGGGCAGGGGGCCCCCGGGACCCTGTGCGCCGGCCGGCATTCTCTGTGACCACGCCTGCCCCCCTCTGCCACAGGGTGCCTCAATGGCGGGGGACAGCTCAAGGCCCCTGACATGCCCGGCAAGGAGCTCCTGCAGCAGGTCGAGAGGCTATATGGCCTGGTCAGGACAGAAGCACCGGAGGACGCACCCGGGGTCCAGGAGCTGTATGAGCGCTGGCTGCAGGGTGCAGGCTCGGAGCGGGCTGGCCGCCTGCTGCACACCAGCTACCACGCTGTGGAGAAGGCTGGCTCTGGACTCAGTATCAGGTGGTAGAGGCCTCACGGGTCCAGCCAGTCCACTGCCACCAACACCAGGACTCCTGAGAAGGTGGGGGGTCTCCAGCAGGGCAGCTGCCCGAGACCCCGAGGGGCGCCCCCAAATGCTGCAGGGACACTGGGACCCTCGGAGCAATGGGACTCAGGATCGCTCTCACCTGGGCTCCCCCTGGGTGTGCGGGAGGGGGTCTCAGCTCGTCCCGTGGGAGGGCTCCTCACCCTCCATCTCTAGAGTCCCCCCAAACTGCTGTGGGGTGGTGGTGACAGGCTGGACCTGCCCGGCTGGTGAGGTCACAGCAGAGCCTGGGGAACCTACCACACTGGGCAGCCGAGGACACTGGCTGGACACAGGCAGCCAGCCCATGACCCCACCTGGGGTGGGGTGCCCCTCCACCGACACCAGGTGTCTGATGGAGCTGTGATGCCTGGGGCCGGAGAACCTGCCTCCCGGGGGCTGAGTCCTGTGTCCACAGCTGGACCCCTActggctggggctggggcggggcaCGTCCCTGAGCTCATCTCTAGTAAAAACAGCTTCTTTTCAAGAGTGTCTGTCTGCGTCGAGAAAAAGGCCTTTCAAAGCTTTATTTGAAGTTCAGGAGCCCTGCACACCCCACTGCACTGTGTGCAAACACCCCTGTCTCACTGTGGCCCGGAGTGGGGCCGGGTGTCCAACCCCAGAAGTGCCAGAGCACCCACCCTCCGGGGCCGGGCAGGACTGAGGATGGCCAGGCCCTCCTATGGGTCGAGGGAGGATGGCCGTGTGGCCTGGCCCATGTAGAGCTCACTTCTGCCGGGGTGTGCTCAGGAGCCCCCACTGCAGCGCAAGGAGAGCCCGGGCCTGTGGCTGCAGCGGCTCAGCCGCCCTCTCGAAGCTCGCTCGCTCCCTGCAGAGCACATCTAGGACGTCGGATGGGGCCACCTTCCCTGTGAACTTGCGCACAGACTCCTctctgtggggagagggggcaCTGTGGGGTTCAAGGGGACCCACGGGGTGAACCAGACGTGGTGGTAGAGACAGCCCAGGGACCGGCCCCCTGCCACCTGATGTCCAAATAAGTGCAGGGGAGACCCAGAGCACAAGTCAGCCCCGTGCCAGCCTGCTGTGCAGCGAGGTGCCTGGGGAGGACACAGGTCCCCAAGACGCACTGGCTCAGGCCCTGCCCCATGCTCCCCAGCCCCCCTCACCCATACGCGAGGGCCCAGCATGCTGGCTGGTACTCACGCCACCCTCAGGAAGGGGTTGTAAAGGAGTTCTTCGCCCAGGGTTGCCGGCACCGTGGGCACATCGTCCTCATCCCTCTGCTGGAACAAGCACAGACCCCAGTCACCGCCTTGTCTGGCAGCCCCAGGCAGCTTGGCTCCGTCACCTGCAGCCTGGGGGTTTGAGCCTAGGCCCTGAAGGTGGGCACTCGAGGGCCAGTCTGCAGGTGGCCCAGAGCCTAGGATAGGTGAATGCCCCAGCCAAGCCAGGCCTGGTCTCCCAGACCAGTAGTCATGGCTGACACcccacccatacacacacactcagtgcTGTCCTGGCCCCAGCCCGCCCCACCCTCCAACCTTGCCACCGAGAGTGGAGGAGTGGCCACACCTTGGCCCACGACAGCTTGGCCTTCACATGGTCGTTGTAAGGCTCCACTTTCTGTGCAAACTCGAGGTTGCCCAGTGTGTGCTCGTGACCACAGAACACCTTCTGGAGAGACGAGGTGCTTGGGTGCACAGCACTGCCATGGGCAGAGATGCTCCCCACCCCCTCGCCGGTCCACTTCTTGCCACAGCTGGCAAGAAGGCAGTCATCCTGAACCCTGGCATAGGCAGGTGCAGTGCGTGCTGCTTATATGGGAAGCCGGGCCCCCACAGCCATGAGAGGGCAAGGGGCAGACTGCTCACTGTCTCAGGGGGCAGGGTGCCCAGGGTCTCCACCAAGCTCTGGTACATCTGCTGAACTGTGCCCTCCAGGCGTGAGCCGCAGCCGGCCACGGACAGTGCATCCCCTGGGGAGTTGGGTGGGTCAGAGAGAGTGGAATGGGGCACggggaggtggggcaggtgggTACAGGGCAGCCAGTACCCGAGAACACGGCGGGAGGGTCCGGACATTCCTCTTCCCACAGGAAGTAGCTCATGTGGCCCAAGGTGTGGCCGGGCGTCAGGAGGCAGCGCACGTGGATGGCCCCAAACTGTGGCAGAGGAGCAGGTGAGGAGGTTGGGCCCAGGCTCTCTCCCCGTCCCTCCCAGGCGAGCGCTCACCCGCAGCTCCTCGCCATGTGCCAGCCTGCGCGTCAGCGCACAGATGCGCTCGTCCGCACCCAACACCACCAGACCAGGCAGCAGCCTCGCCAGTTCCGCGTTGCCACGAGCGTGGTCCCTGAGGATGGGTGAGAGCGGAATCACGTGGGCTTGGGGCTGGGTTGGAGTGAACCCGCCTGCCTCAGCCCTGCCCCTACAGCACTCACCAGTGGTGATGGGTTGTCAGCACAGTGGTCAGTGATACCCTCTCCCGGCCCACGATCTCCAGCAGCTGAAAGGGATGGGAGTTAGGGACATGCAGACGGCCCAGGTGGCTGCCTGCATTGGGGCACCAGGCCTGGGTGCACAGTGTCCCAGGCATGGGATGGTGCTAGGGGCAGTGGAGACCCAGCAGACAATTAGTGAGCACCCACTGTGTACAAAACAGGCACCAGGTGAAAAAGTCCAGAGATGGCTCTAACCTCAGAGGAGACCCAAATCAAGAAACCCTAAACTCCAAATAACCAGAGACCAGAAAATAGGGGAGGGTCTGCCCCCAGCAGTGTTGTCCAGAGCCTCTAGAGGGGCCTAAGGTgcctgggcccacagcagtgcCCCCGCTGCCTCAAACCTGCCCTCACCCTTTTGGGCACGGCCACGTCCACGGCCACAGCTTCCCGCGTGCGCTCCTCGATGACCAGGTACATGTAGTTGTCCTCAAGCACAGGGATGACTTTGACCTTCATGGCCGCAGAGCTCAGCCGCACCGCACCTCCTGAGCCCCTTCCTCAGCGTGGGGCTGCCCTCTCCAGACCCTAGGCAGGGCTGTGCACGGGAGGGGTCAGTTCCACACACACGCCAGAAAGGAGCCCCGCTGCTGCTCCCGGACTGTCCCGAGGCCCGTCTGGAAGGCCAAGCTCCAGGCTCCAGATGACCTGCAGCTGCGAGGACCAGTCCCTCGCCGAGACGCCTCCCGCCGCAGGCTCCGCCCCCACGCCAGAAGCCCCGCCTATACAACCACGCCCTCTTCCGGTCCCGCCCCCAGTAGGACCGCTGCCCGAGTAGGCCCCGCCTGcttcccaggccccgccccccacGCCCTCCCGGCGCAGCGCAACCCCGGGCCCGCCCCTCTccggaccctgcccctctgcggATCCGGCCCTCAGCGCGGCTCCTCAGGCCCCAGCCCCAGACACCCTCCCGGCCCGGCCACCCACTTCCCGAAGGTCCTCTCACCTCTGTGGGTTGCGCCAGCCGGTCGCGCGGACTCCCTGAAGGACAGCCGGACAGAGGCGGACCTCGGGCGCCAATCCCGGGGCCTGGACGGAGCGCGCCACTCTCGCCGCCGCCGCCAACGGCCCGGGCCCGAGGGGCCCGCCCGCGGGGCCGGCCCGGAGCCTGCGCGCCGCGGGACCCGAGCCCGGCGCAGGGAGCACGCGTGCGCGGAGGGAGCGCGCGCACTCGTCCGGCCTTTCGCGCCCGGAGCTCTGGCGCCTACTCCGCGAAGCCCTCCTGGCACCGCGCTGAGCCAGTCTTCCCGAGTCCCCCGGCCCCGGGTTGGGACGTCTTCGGTCGGGCTGGGAGTGTAGGGAGGCTCCCGTTTGTTCGCCTGCTCGTCCCGGCGCTCAGCCTGGGGGCCTAATGAGTGTGGAACACACATGATAAGGCAAAGCGCGCTGCCTGAGGATAACAGTGACAGGGGCGGCCGCTCGGCTCCCTGTGCGCTGTCCCACACCTCCCCAGCCTGGGCCTTCTGCGCACTCCTGATTCCATTCTCGCCCCTGAGACATGCTGGGGTGACCGTCTGAATTTCCCAGATAATGAAAAGGAAGCCGGAAAGGTGTCACCAACCACTGTTCTGCTTGCCCTCGTGGGCGGGGCACCGAGAGTCTCCTGGGAGCGACAGAGGCCTTGGCAACACAAGCCACGGTGTTGCAGTAACAGGCCGGTAGTCGAGGCGACACCGGGCTCGGGGCAGCCTGCAGTCCCTTCTGTGTATGGAGCACGTGGCAGCCCCAGTGCCCCCTCCTCGGGCCACTGAGAATGTGAGTCCTCCCAGGACGCTGCTGCTTTTGGGGGTGTCCCCTGTTCCCTCACAGGCCAGGAGGGGTGTATGTACTCAGGAACTGGGCCTGATCCTGGCCACTGGAGAGCCTGCCCCAGCTCTGCCAGGCTGGGTGTGCGAGGGTGGAGGCCACAGCCCGGGCTTGAGACGAACCTTGGGGTTGAGTGGTGGTGCCTCCCTAGGTTCTGCCACGGGCCGAGGCCTGGCTGCCAGGAGTCCCTGGGGGTGCCCCAGCCTGGGCCACCAACCTTGGGACAGAGCTTCCCTCAGACCTAGAGCTGAgtgaggagcagcggctgcaggTGGGTGTGGGGCTTCTGGGTGCTGGCAGGAGGGAGGGCATCCCCAGGGCCTCACAGACTCACCCTGACCAACCCCAGGTCTGCAAGGAGCTGGTTGACCTGCAGATCAAAAACCAGCGCCTGCAGGAGCAGCACGATGCTGAAATCTTTGAGCTGAAGAGTGAGGTGGGCACTGATGTGTGCCCAGGTGTGGCATCCCAAGGGCATGTGGGGGGGTGCAGGTATGCCCCGAGTGACTATGTACACTTGCACAGTGTctgtacacactcacacaccccacCTGTCCTGTGTGTGCCGCGTCCCTGTGGATGCCCAGATGGACAATGACCTGGTCTCACGCAGGTCCTGTGGCTGGAGAGCCGCATGCTGGAGCTGGAGCTGCAGGGAGTGCAGGCGGCCCCAGCAGAGGCTGATCCAAGGCACCACCCGGCCCCGGCACAGGAGCTCGGGCACAAGCCCGGGGGGCAGGGACACTCCTACCGTCACAGACTCCAGGTCACCGGGAGTGCACAgcgggaggtgggggcaggggctgcctGGGTGGAAACTAAGCGGGTCCAGGGAGGAACAGTGAGGCCTAAACAGCTGTTCTGTGCAGGCACAGTCCGCAGACTTCCTGACCCCAGAGAACAAGCAACAGGAGCTGGGGGATGGCACAGGTGTGCAGCCACCCAGCCTGAAGGTCTGTCAGGGTTTCTCCCagcctggggtggaggtggggcggAACAGGGGACCTGGGGCTTGGGCTTTCATCCAGCCAGCCATCCTGTGCTCCACAGCTGCCAGCAGAGGCAAAGCGGGTGCAGGAGCAGCACGGGGCTCAGCAGAAGGCCCTGGAGACGTGTGTGTGAGTGGTTGCCTCCCTCATCTGGGACTGGAGGGCCCAGCGAGCGAGGGGGCTGTTCTCAAGGGGAAGAGGGGGTTATCCTTCCTGGGCCCGGCTGAGCCTCACACTTTGTCCACAGGGCAGCCCTGGGCCGGCAgctgcagggagcctgggaggaGGCCAGGACAGCTGGGCAGCGACTGGCTGCACAAGCCGTGGTGAGGCCCAGCCCTACCTGCTTTGCAATCTGGCTCTGCAAAGTCCAGCTGTGGGACACAGACTCAGggcctcctccacccccaggtGTTGTCTTCCTGCCGGGGCCAGCTCCACCAGGCTGAGGCAGAGAACGCCCAGCTGCAGCTGCAACTCAAGAAGCTGAACGAAGCGTATGCCATCCGACTGCAGCACTGCGCCCAAACCGTGGCCGTGAGCACCGAGGGGTGGCCTCGTACTGGGTGGGAGGCCTCTGGGTCCTGGGGAGCCTGAGCCTGGCCTGACCGCGATCAACCACCTCTGAGACTCCTGACCTTGTTAGAGAGACTTCAGGCCTACCCAGCACACTATCCTCAGACCAGCTCTAGGGCGGGAGTTAAGAGGGAGATTGGATCCGACCAAGCCCCGCCCTTCCCGGTCCTGGCCCCGCCTCCTCCAGGGATACGCAGATGGCGCAGGCCCGAAGCCCACAGCCGCAGCCCTTCGGACATTCCTGGAGACCACTCTGGAGGACATTAGGGCAGCTCATCACAGCCGTGAGCAGCAGCTAGCCCGGGCTGCCCGCTTCTACCGCAAGTGCCTGGCAGATCTGAGCCGGAGGCATGAGGAGCTGCTGACCGCCCACAGGTGGGCCCCTCCCTGAGACTGGCACCTGGGGGTGGATGGCCCCTCCCTGAGGCGGGCATCGGGGGGCAGACGGCCCTGTGAGACCCGGTGTGGGGCTTAGTGTGCAGCAAATGCTGGTGAACCCTTTCAGAGCCCAGGGGACCCCCAGGGCTGCCTTTGGTGCGGCTCCCTCGGATGTGGCGCTGCTGCCCCTGAGCACAGTCACCGAATCCAGCCACCAGACGGAGGACCAGGCCAGGCTGGAGAAGGAGCTCCAGAAGCTCAAGGCCCAGGTGacccctccctgctgccccctAACCCACCCCAGGACCCCTTCCAGGCTCAGCCAAGCCCAAACCCCCAGGCCTTGGAGCAGACTGCCCTGTTTAGCAACCCCTGCTCTTGTTCCCACAGAAGGGATCCAGTGAAGTCTCCCAGGGGGGCACAGTAGAGCCACAGTGAGTACCTAGTGTGGGTGCTGGGGGGACCCATTTATTCTGGAAGCTAACTACAGGGGCAGTGTTCTGGTTGCTGCAGCAAATAAAGTGATCTAGCTGTGACTTCCAGTCTCGGCCTGCTTAGGAGACACTATCTCAGAAAACCAAGCGCCTGGAGTGAGGAGGGGTCCTGACAGGAGAGGGGCTAACCTTGAATGGGAGGGTCAGGGAGACGCCCCAAGGAATGGACATCTCACCTGAGACTCAGGACCCCAGCTGTAGACCACTGGGGGTGTGGACAGAAGAGGGCCCGACCCAGGACAAGGCAGGAGCAGCTGCCTGGTTACTTTCACAGCCTTTGTGCTTTCATGTTCCCAACATGAAGCCTCCTTACTGacactgcagtcactgtccaagCTGGCCCGGTGGCTCAGCTTTCTGAGTGGCCAGtggggcccccacccccacccctgccatacAGAGCTGGCGCCAAGACTCAGGCAGGGCCATCCCAAACTTGCTGCCAGGAGGAACCTCAAGGACCGCAGGGCCCTGACTTGAGCAGGGTTGTTGATCAGCACTTGGGTCAATGCCAGCTCTCATGCCCACCTCTCTGCCTCCCCTCAAGGGGCCTGGAAGCTGCGTCCTGGGCCCAGATCCGCCAGAATCTACAGGAGTTCGCCCGTGGCACCCAGGTAGTGAGCAGAGCCTGGCCCGAGGCCCCTCCTCACAATGAGCCTAGCTCATGGCTTGTGTCCCCCACGCCAGGCAGAGCTGGAGCGGGAGCGGGCACAGCTGCTGGTCCGCGCCACGATGGCAGAGGAGCAGCTTTCTGAGCTACAGGAGTATGTGGACCAGCACCTGGGAAGGTGGGCCTGGGATTCGGGGACCTCGGTTCCAGGCACTGGCAGCAGGGCTTGTCCACAACTAGGCAGGTGACTAACCTGGTTTCTCTGAGCAGGTACAAGCAGGAGATCCTGAGGCTGAGAAAGCTGGTGGGTACAGGGGACCCCTGGAAAGTGGGGGCCATACCTTCAGACAAGCCCCAGCACCCAAGGACCTGCAACCACTAACTGGTCAACAGGCAAACCTGGAGGAGAGCTCTTCATAGTCAGCCAGCATGGCGCTCTCCCCACAGCACCCCCTAGATGACTTCACCCAGCCCTCCAGCCAACAAGAAGCAGGGTGgggtcttcccttgtggtccagtggctaagtctccacactcccaatgcagggcaccCTGGTTCAAtgcctgatcaaggaactagatcccacatgccacaactaagagttctcaaaACATCCcactgctgcaactaagacccagcataaccaaataaatattaaaaaaaaaaaagagagaatcagGGTGGAGCCCAGAGTCTTTAATGCCTGCAGTCAGCCATTCTGAGAATTGGGGGTTCCAAGTACGGAGGCAGAACTGGGCCCTGGCACAGCCTGCCCAGCGGGCCCACCTCTGTGGATGTCATAGGCCCAGACTCGGTCCAGGCCCTCACCTACCACAGCCACAGGCtgccaggtggggagggggaagcgCCCAGACACCACGCGGGCTCCTGCAGGCAACTCTGCCTGCAGCTTGTCCTCCAGCAATGGGAGCtgtgggagagaggggagggtggCGTGGGCCAGGGGGACATGGCTCCCCCTAGCAGCTCCTCCAGGTCCAGTGCCTACACTGGGGATGGCCTGGGCGTCCCATGAAGTCAGCAAACCCCAGACCTACCACACTAGGAGCCAGGAACACAGACACATTATGGCAGTCCCTCAGGCTCACCTGCAGGAAGAGGAAGTCACCCCAGCTGGGAAAGAGGTTTGGTGGGCATGGAGTCACCACAGCTTCCAAGGCCCAGCCCCAGCCTGCCAGGTGGTAAGAGGAACCCGGCGCTGTCAGCAGAGCGGCCATGCCAGAACTGGAAGCATGGAGATCAGGCGTGGGGTCTGAGGGGATCCAGGGCTCCCTAGGTTACCTTCCAGAGGTCCTCACGGTGGTAGCGGACACTGCCAGCACAGCCTGCCCTCCAGGCACGCAGCCGCGCCAGTCCCACCAGCCAGGGGTTCAGCTCGTAGCCCACAGCGGGGCGGAGGCCGCACCTGTGGGCAGCCAGCACCTGTGGGCCCAGAGAGTCAGGACCAAGAGACGCGGAGGCGCGCTCACAGAAAAGGTTATAGCAAAGATGTCCCCAACACACACAGTCCTTACAATCCTGCCGTCCCCAGAGCCCAGGTCCACTGTCTTCCCAGGACGGCCTCGCAGCAACGACAACACGTGCTCCACCTGCCTGGCACTCGCGCCGACATACGGCACCTGGACGCGGAAGACGGGGCTGTGAGGGTGGGGCCCGCCTCCCAGGCCTCCTCTCTGGGCGAGGGCTGTCAGGTCCCACTTGAAGCGAGCTCCACCCCACAGCCCCGCCGGCCCGGCGCAGCAGCACCCTCCGCCTCACACCTGCGCTCAGCGAcccgccccagcccagcccacccgGCCGGCGCTGGCCCGCCGCACCCCGGCCCCGCACCTGCAGGCGCAGCGGCACGCGGCGGAAGCCGGGCTGCAGCAGCAGCGCCCACACGGCGTAGACGGCCAGGCCCGAGCCCGCCGCCACCTGCAGCAGCTCCAACGGGCCCGGCCGCCGCTCGCGCAGCTCCGTCAGCGCCTCGGCCGGGTCGTCCTGCTCCATGGCTGCGGGGCACTGGCTTAGGGGCGTCCCGCCGCAGGGACCCTCCCCGGCTCAGGCCCAAGATCCGGGTCGCCGACGCCGGAAGGGGCGGGGCGATGGCTGCTCCAAGACGCCGGAAGCGGTCGGTCCGTTCGCGTCCCGTTTCCCCCGGGTCCCGGGCCCGTGTCGCGGGTTCCGGGGCGACCCTCAGGGGTTCTGGCCACACAGCACGCCGCGCGTAGCGCGCGTCCCTCAGTCGCGGACTGTTGCCGCAGACTCCAGTGCCGCGCGTCCCAGAGCGGGGGCCGCCCGCGGGAGGCAGTGCCGGGCCCCGGGGACTGGCGGCGGAGGCCCGTGCGGCCTGGGAAGGGCTCGCGCGGCTGAGGCGGCGACCAGCACACCCCGATCGCCCGCCGAGCCCAGGAGCAGTCTCGGGGGGCCCGGGCCCTCCCACGGCTGAAGGCAAAGAGCCCGGGTGCGCGGGAAACGCCGGGTTctgcaggggcggggcggggggttggTCTCGGCTGAGGGCCCGGCGAGGGGGTTGACAAGGAGAATTCAGCAGAACGGAGAAGACAGATGGCTGTCTCAGCGCGACGGGAGGGGAGGCGAATACGAGGGGCTGGACCCTCTGGCAACTGGCCCAGccatgggggtgggaggaagagccCCAGGAACTGGGGAGAccacctcccttctccaggaagcatcacacacacaaagaaagatgGAGTTCCCAGAAGTGCCCTGGCAGAACTTGGGAACGGGAGAGGGAACTGGCAGGACAGAGCCAGGACCCCCTCCTGAGGCCAGAAGGCCTTGAGTGGTAGAAACTTGTCTGCacacaggctcctcctccatccatggcccGTCAGTAGGCCCAGCGGGGACGGACGCTGCTTCAGGCAACGTGGACCTGCCGGATACCACTGTCCGCAGCGCCCCCCCTCCCAAGTGCAGACTGCTTCACACTGGGGCCCCGCTGCCACCAGCGTGGAAGACAGGTATCCTTGTGCCCTGCTCCCGAGACCTGAGTACTGAAGAGGAGGAGGGCTGCTCCCACCTCCAACCAAGAatctcctgcctccttcctggcTCCCACTGCCCCTCCCCAGA
This genomic interval from Bos mutus isolate GX-2022 chromosome 25, NWIPB_WYAK_1.1, whole genome shotgun sequence contains the following:
- the ANTKMT gene encoding adenine nucleotide translocase lysine N-methyltransferase isoform X1; its protein translation is MEQDDPAEALTELRERRPGPLELLQVAAGSGLAVYAVWALLLQPGFRRVPLRLQVPYVGASARQVEHVLSLLRGRPGKTVDLGSGDGRIVLAAHRCGLRPAVGYELNPWLVGLARLRAWRAGCAGSVRYHREDLWKVSLRDCHNVSVFLAPSVLPLLEDKLQAELPAGARVVSGRFPLPTWQPVAVVGEGLDRVWAYDIHRGGPAGQAVPGPSSASVLGTPNSQNG
- the ANTKMT gene encoding adenine nucleotide translocase lysine N-methyltransferase isoform X2 → MEQDDPAEALTELRERRPGPLELLQVAAGSGLAVYAVWALLLQPGFRRVPLRLQVPYVGASARQVEHVLSLLRGRPGKTVDLGSGDGRIVLAAHRCGLRPAVGYELNPWLVGLARLRAWRAGCAGSVRYHREDLWKLPLLEDKLQAELPAGARVVSGRFPLPTWQPVAVVGEGLDRVWAYDIHRGGPAGQAVPGPSSASVLGTPNSQNG